One segment of Mycobacterium spongiae DNA contains the following:
- a CDS encoding sulfatase-like hydrolase/transferase — protein sequence MPDRPDIIILMTDEERAAPPYESPELLAWRQRALASHRWFDEHGVRFARHYTGSLACVPSRPTIFTGQYPDLHGVTQTDGLGKRFDDSRLRWLRAGEVPTLGNWFRAAGYDTHYDGKWHISHADLENPATGESLATNDGDGVVDAAAVQRYLDADPLGPYGFSGWVGPEPHGAGLANSGFRRDPLIADRVVAWLRDRYDRRRAGDAAARQPFLLVASFVNPHDIVLFPAWLRRNPLPATTLEPPRVPAPPTAGEDLSQKPAAQIAFREAYYSGYGPARAIRRVYKRNAQRYRDLYYRLHAEVDGPIERVRRAVTEGGSENAVLVRTADHGELLGAHGGLHQKWFNLYDEATRVPFVVARIGDNATEPRSISAPTSHIDVVPTLLGAAGIDVDVVAASLAESFSEVHPLPGRDLMPVVDGASPDEGRAVYLITRDNVLEGDTGASGLARQLGRTVNPPAPLRIKVPAHVAANFEGLVVRVDNADAVGGAGHLWKLVRTFDDPGTWTEPGVRHLATNGIGGEVYRTDPLDDQWELYDLTADPIEADNRWTDRELHDLRQFLRMQLKHQRASSVPERNRPWPYADRHPPAGGSTGPVRRVWRRFARSEN from the coding sequence ATGCCTGACCGTCCCGACATCATCATCCTGATGACCGACGAAGAGCGCGCGGCGCCGCCGTATGAGTCGCCCGAGCTGCTCGCCTGGCGGCAACGTGCCCTGGCTAGCCATCGCTGGTTCGACGAACATGGGGTGAGGTTTGCTCGGCACTACACGGGTTCGCTGGCGTGCGTGCCCAGCCGGCCGACGATCTTCACCGGCCAGTATCCGGACCTGCATGGCGTCACCCAGACCGATGGTCTCGGCAAGCGATTCGACGATTCGAGGCTGCGGTGGCTGCGAGCCGGCGAAGTTCCAACGCTGGGTAACTGGTTTCGCGCGGCCGGGTACGACACCCACTACGACGGCAAGTGGCACATCTCCCACGCCGACCTGGAGAACCCGGCGACGGGCGAATCGCTGGCCACTAATGATGGCGACGGCGTCGTCGACGCGGCGGCCGTGCAGCGCTATCTCGATGCCGACCCGCTCGGCCCCTATGGCTTCTCCGGTTGGGTGGGTCCTGAGCCTCACGGGGCGGGGTTGGCCAACAGCGGTTTTCGACGCGACCCGCTCATCGCCGATCGCGTCGTGGCGTGGCTGCGGGACCGCTATGACCGGCGTCGCGCCGGTGATGCGGCTGCGAGGCAACCGTTCTTACTGGTCGCCAGCTTCGTCAACCCGCATGACATCGTCCTGTTCCCGGCTTGGCTGCGGCGCAACCCGCTTCCGGCAACCACGCTGGAGCCGCCCCGTGTGCCGGCGCCACCTACTGCCGGTGAGGATTTGTCGCAGAAACCCGCCGCACAGATCGCATTCCGCGAGGCGTACTACTCCGGATACGGTCCGGCCCGCGCGATCAGGCGCGTCTACAAACGCAACGCGCAACGCTACCGCGATCTGTATTACCGCCTGCATGCCGAGGTCGACGGACCGATCGAGCGGGTGCGACGGGCAGTCACCGAAGGCGGATCCGAGAATGCCGTGCTGGTGCGCACCGCCGATCATGGCGAGCTGCTCGGCGCACACGGCGGATTGCACCAGAAGTGGTTCAACCTGTATGACGAGGCCACCCGGGTGCCTTTTGTGGTCGCTCGCATCGGTGACAATGCCACTGAGCCCCGCTCGATCTCGGCGCCAACCTCACACATCGACGTGGTGCCGACACTGCTCGGCGCGGCCGGCATCGACGTAGACGTCGTGGCCGCGAGTCTCGCCGAGTCGTTCTCCGAGGTGCACCCGCTTCCCGGCCGCGACCTGATGCCCGTGGTGGATGGGGCGTCGCCCGACGAGGGGCGGGCCGTCTACCTCATCACGCGCGACAATGTGCTCGAAGGCGATACCGGCGCATCTGGGCTAGCCCGGCAATTGGGCCGCACCGTGAATCCGCCGGCGCCGCTGCGCATCAAGGTGCCCGCGCACGTAGCAGCCAACTTCGAGGGGTTGGTCGTGCGGGTCGATAACGCCGACGCCGTTGGAGGTGCCGGACACCTGTGGAAGCTAGTGCGCACCTTCGACGACCCTGGCACGTGGACCGAACCGGGTGTGCGTCACTTGGCCACCAACGGTATTGGCGGCGAGGTGTACCGCACCGATCCGCTCGACGACCAATGGGAGCTCTACGACCTGACGGCCGATCCCATCGAGGCTGACAACCGATGGACCGACCGCGAACTGCATGACCTGCGCCAGTTTCTGCGGATGCAGCTCAAACACCAGCGGGCATCGTCGGTGCCGGAGCGCAATCGGCCGTGGCCGTACGCCGACCGGCACCCGCCGGCCGGCGGTTCCACCGGGCCGGTGCGTCGAGTGTGGCGACGTTTCGCGAGGTCAGAAAACTAG
- a CDS encoding HpcH/HpaI aldolase/citrate lyase family protein, producing MTAERTMHEQLNSHVMDPDDIGSRIDPVLARSWLLVNGAHADRFQAAAHSRADIVVLDIEDAVAPKDKDEARGNVVTWLGAGNSDWVRINGFGTPWWAEDVATLAGSSVGGVMLAMVESVDHVTETAKRLPNVPIVALVETARGLERVTEIALAKGTFRLAFGIGDFRRDTGFGEEPATLAYARSRFTIAAKAASLPSAIDGPTIGSNALKLIEATAVSVEFGMTGKICLSPDQCSVVNEGLSPSQDEIGWAKEFFAEFERDGGEIRNGSDLPRVARATKILELARSYGIEASDFDDESVHMPAPSDTYHY from the coding sequence ATGACGGCAGAGCGCACAATGCACGAACAACTCAACAGCCACGTGATGGATCCCGATGACATTGGCTCACGCATCGACCCGGTGCTTGCGCGCAGTTGGCTATTGGTCAACGGTGCGCACGCCGACCGATTCCAGGCCGCCGCACACTCTCGCGCCGACATTGTGGTCCTGGACATCGAGGATGCGGTCGCGCCGAAGGATAAGGACGAAGCGCGCGGCAACGTCGTAACTTGGCTCGGCGCCGGAAACTCCGACTGGGTCCGCATCAACGGCTTTGGCACCCCGTGGTGGGCGGAAGACGTAGCCACGCTGGCCGGCAGCTCTGTCGGCGGAGTGATGCTGGCGATGGTCGAGTCCGTGGACCACGTTACCGAGACCGCGAAACGTCTACCCAATGTGCCGATCGTGGCGCTGGTTGAAACGGCCCGGGGCCTCGAACGTGTCACCGAGATCGCTCTAGCCAAGGGCACGTTCCGGCTTGCCTTCGGCATCGGCGATTTCCGCCGGGACACGGGTTTTGGCGAAGAGCCGGCCACCCTGGCCTATGCCCGATCGCGTTTTACCATCGCAGCGAAGGCGGCGAGCTTGCCGAGTGCGATAGACGGCCCGACCATTGGCTCCAATGCGCTGAAGCTCATTGAGGCGACGGCGGTGTCTGTTGAGTTCGGGATGACCGGCAAGATCTGCCTTTCACCAGACCAGTGCTCAGTTGTCAATGAGGGCCTCTCCCCGTCACAGGACGAAATCGGTTGGGCAAAGGAGTTTTTCGCCGAGTTCGAGCGCGACGGCGGCGAGATACGCAACGGGTCCGACCTGCCGCGTGTTGCCCGTGCAACCAAGATCCTAGAACTGGCTCGTTCCTACGGTATCGAAGCGTCCGACTTCGACGACGAATCGGTTCACATGCCGGCTCCGTCGGACACCTATCACTACTGA
- a CDS encoding DHA2 family efflux MFS transporter permease subunit, translating to MDSNEAALRQGRERSGQAALYALCVSFFMVGVDASIVNVAIPAMQTALDATLNDMVWVNSIYALCLSVPLIMAGRLGDRFGPKRLFLVGLAGFTAASLACALAPEPEILIAARAAQGLAAALVIPQTMSLIVHIFPAERRGAALGIWSAVGAAAMAAGPLMGGVLVASVGWRWIFLINVPIGIAGWIAALRFVPDYRPHHQHRFDLLGVALSGTGLFAVVFAIQSGEHYDWGIIAGPISIASVAITGVICLLVFVLWQNVNSREPLLPLRLFTNRNFSTASTAGLAMGAAMGGLFLPLMIYLQTTLGYSPLVAGAATVPMFVLSSWCAHAAGRASDRWNPALISGAGFAVLAVGIAALVWVLDPGVSLWLLMAPMLVAGVGLGGVSAPLAGIATRTVPTELVGAASGVFNTTRQLGGALGSAATGVLLQAGIGPTTTTATQASLVFPIVMLVMGVGCCALMRKPAMVFHGRSGRN from the coding sequence ATGGACTCCAACGAGGCCGCTCTGCGTCAAGGTCGCGAGAGGAGCGGACAAGCAGCGTTGTACGCGCTGTGCGTCAGTTTCTTCATGGTCGGGGTCGACGCCTCGATCGTCAACGTCGCGATTCCGGCGATGCAGACCGCCCTGGACGCGACCCTCAACGACATGGTGTGGGTCAACAGCATCTATGCCTTGTGTTTGTCGGTGCCGTTGATCATGGCTGGTCGCCTGGGTGATCGATTTGGGCCCAAACGGTTGTTTCTTGTCGGGTTGGCCGGATTTACCGCCGCCTCGCTGGCCTGCGCGCTGGCGCCGGAACCGGAGATACTGATCGCCGCGCGCGCGGCGCAGGGGCTGGCGGCGGCACTGGTCATCCCACAGACGATGAGCCTGATCGTGCACATCTTTCCCGCCGAGCGGCGTGGCGCGGCGCTGGGGATATGGAGCGCCGTTGGCGCGGCGGCGATGGCGGCCGGCCCGCTGATGGGTGGGGTGTTGGTGGCATCGGTCGGATGGCGATGGATTTTCTTGATCAACGTCCCGATCGGGATCGCCGGCTGGATCGCCGCCCTGCGATTCGTTCCCGATTACCGTCCACATCATCAGCATCGGTTCGATCTGCTGGGGGTCGCCTTGAGCGGGACCGGCCTGTTCGCGGTGGTGTTCGCCATCCAAAGCGGTGAGCACTACGACTGGGGCATCATCGCCGGGCCGATCTCTATCGCCTCGGTGGCCATCACCGGAGTCATCTGTTTGTTGGTGTTTGTACTGTGGCAGAACGTGAATTCCCGCGAGCCGCTGCTGCCGCTGCGCCTGTTCACCAACCGTAACTTCTCGACGGCGAGCACCGCGGGCCTTGCCATGGGTGCTGCCATGGGGGGGTTGTTTCTGCCGCTGATGATTTACCTGCAGACCACGCTGGGGTACTCGCCGCTGGTAGCCGGGGCAGCCACGGTACCGATGTTTGTGTTGTCGTCATGGTGCGCGCATGCTGCCGGACGGGCCTCGGATCGATGGAATCCCGCGCTCATCTCCGGCGCGGGGTTCGCGGTGTTGGCCGTGGGCATCGCCGCACTGGTGTGGGTGCTGGATCCCGGTGTGTCGTTGTGGCTGTTGATGGCACCGATGCTGGTCGCCGGTGTGGGTCTGGGTGGGGTGTCGGCGCCGCTGGCCGGCATCGCCACCCGCACGGTGCCGACGGAACTGGTGGGCGCTGCCTCGGGGGTGTTCAACACCACCCGACAGCTCGGCGGCGCCCTCGGCAGCGCGGCGACCGGCGTCCTGCTGCAAGCTGGTATCGGTCCCACTACCACGACCGCGACCCAAGCGTCGCTGGTATTCCCCATCGTCATGTTGGTGATGGGCGTGGGGTGCTGCGCACTTATGCGCAAACCCGCCATGGTGTTTCATGGACGCAGTGGCAGAAATTAG
- a CDS encoding PLP-dependent cysteine synthase family protein, protein MVGHTPVVWVSAPLSATNRGFWAKLEGCNPGGMKDRPAVHMVERGRARGDLQPGARIVESTSGTLGLGLALAGSVYRHPVTVVTDPGMELIIHRMLAAYGVDVDVVTEPHPIGGWQQARCDRVAALLAAEAGAWCPDQYNNPDNVDAYRSLARELIAQLGEVDVVVCSVGTGGHSAGIARALRRSNPEVELIGVDTIGSTIFGQPPSARLMRGLGSSIYPGNVDYAAFNEVHWVAPHEAVWACRALAATHYATGGWSVGAVSLVAGWAANTYPRGTSIVAVFPDGPQRYFDTIYNDEYCRDHNLLDRGQPIEPDLIAQPRDHVVQSWTRTRTVVDPAKAAT, encoded by the coding sequence ATGGTCGGCCACACACCGGTGGTGTGGGTATCGGCACCGCTGAGCGCAACCAACCGTGGTTTCTGGGCCAAGCTGGAGGGATGCAACCCCGGGGGTATGAAAGACCGTCCAGCGGTGCATATGGTCGAGCGTGGTCGGGCCCGCGGCGATTTGCAGCCTGGCGCCCGAATCGTGGAATCGACAAGTGGCACCTTGGGATTGGGTCTTGCCCTGGCCGGAAGCGTGTACCGGCATCCGGTCACCGTGGTAACCGATCCCGGAATGGAGCTGATCATCCATCGGATGCTGGCCGCATACGGCGTCGATGTTGACGTGGTCACCGAGCCCCATCCGATCGGTGGTTGGCAGCAGGCGCGTTGCGATCGAGTGGCCGCGCTCCTGGCCGCCGAGGCTGGCGCCTGGTGCCCCGATCAATACAACAACCCGGACAACGTTGATGCCTACCGGTCGTTGGCTCGCGAGCTGATCGCCCAGCTGGGGGAGGTCGACGTCGTCGTGTGCTCGGTGGGAACTGGCGGTCATTCAGCGGGCATCGCCCGAGCGCTGCGTCGATCAAATCCTGAAGTGGAGCTGATCGGCGTGGATACGATCGGTTCCACCATCTTCGGGCAGCCACCGAGCGCTCGCCTGATGCGTGGATTGGGGTCGAGCATCTACCCCGGCAATGTCGACTACGCAGCCTTCAACGAGGTGCACTGGGTCGCACCGCACGAGGCGGTGTGGGCGTGCCGCGCTCTGGCCGCCACCCACTACGCCACCGGCGGGTGGAGTGTGGGCGCGGTCAGCCTGGTTGCCGGGTGGGCAGCAAACACCTATCCGCGCGGCACGTCGATTGTCGCGGTGTTTCCCGACGGACCACAGCGGTACTTCGACACGATCTACAACGACGAGTACTGCCGCGACCACAACCTGCTGGATCGCGGTCAGCCGATCGAGCCAGACCTCATCGCCCAGCCCAGGGATCACGTGGTGCAGTCCTGGACGCGGACCAGGACGGTGGTGGATCCTGCCAAGGCGGCCACGTGA
- the crcB gene encoding fluoride efflux transporter CrcB, translating into MTAAMWVGVMLLGGVGSVLRFLVDRTVARRMAPAFPFGTLTVNVTGAAVLGFLAGLTLSKAAALLAGTALVGAYTTFSTWMLETQRLSEERQLLAAFANIAISVVLGVAAALGGQWVAEQW; encoded by the coding sequence ATGACGGCCGCGATGTGGGTGGGCGTCATGCTCTTGGGCGGCGTCGGGTCGGTGTTGCGGTTTCTGGTGGATCGAACGGTAGCTCGCCGGATGGCCCCGGCGTTTCCGTTCGGCACCCTGACCGTGAACGTCACTGGCGCCGCGGTCCTGGGGTTTCTCGCCGGCCTGACGTTGTCCAAGGCAGCCGCACTGCTGGCCGGCACGGCGCTGGTTGGCGCCTACACAACGTTCTCCACCTGGATGCTCGAAACCCAGCGGCTTAGCGAAGAGCGCCAGCTACTCGCCGCGTTCGCGAACATCGCCATCAGCGTCGTGCTCGGCGTGGCCGCAGCACTAGGCGGACAATGGGTCGCGGAGCAATGGTGA
- a CDS encoding DUF488 domain-containing protein, whose translation MSRNSRVRAARIYEDVHPDDGQRVLVDRIWPRGIRKDDPRVGIWCKDAAPSRELREWYHGHPERFDEFALRYEKELADNIALEELRKLVTHSVVTLVSATRNVDGSHAAVLARILNSR comes from the coding sequence GTGAGCCGTAACAGCCGGGTCCGGGCGGCTCGGATCTATGAAGACGTTCATCCCGACGATGGTCAGCGAGTCCTCGTCGATCGCATCTGGCCGCGCGGAATCCGCAAGGACGACCCGAGGGTGGGCATCTGGTGCAAGGACGCTGCACCGTCGAGGGAACTGCGCGAGTGGTACCACGGCCACCCCGAGCGTTTCGACGAATTTGCGTTGCGTTACGAGAAGGAATTGGCCGACAACATCGCGTTGGAGGAGTTGCGCAAGCTAGTCACGCACAGTGTCGTAACACTGGTAAGTGCCACCCGCAACGTGGACGGCAGTCACGCGGCCGTCCTCGCAAGGATCCTCAACAGCCGCTGA
- a CDS encoding SRPBCC family protein has translation MAEISRRRTIAARQQAVWDLLADFGSLSSWADNIDHSCVLSRGPDGGPVATTRRVQVGPNALLERIISVDPPTTLVYAIEGLPTRLRTVTNRWTLLTSGDATVVTVASTVRIGSGLPARLAEHVVLRLLAKQSDAMLAGLAHRLETTHA, from the coding sequence GTGGCAGAAATTAGTCGCCGCAGAACGATCGCGGCACGACAGCAGGCGGTCTGGGACCTACTGGCCGATTTCGGTTCGCTGAGCTCGTGGGCGGACAACATCGACCACTCCTGTGTGCTGAGTCGCGGTCCCGACGGCGGGCCAGTGGCCACCACTCGCCGCGTACAGGTCGGTCCAAACGCGCTGCTAGAGCGCATCATCTCGGTCGATCCACCCACGACGCTGGTCTACGCCATCGAGGGCCTGCCGACCCGGTTGCGCACCGTCACGAATCGCTGGACGTTGCTGACCAGCGGCGATGCGACCGTCGTGACAGTGGCCAGCACGGTAAGGATCGGGTCGGGCCTACCCGCTCGCCTCGCCGAACACGTAGTGCTGCGTCTATTGGCCAAGCAGTCCGACGCGATGCTCGCCGGGCTGGCCCACCGATTGGAGACAACGCATGCCTGA
- the crcB gene encoding fluoride efflux transporter CrcB, with amino-acid sequence MANHDYRELAAIFAGGALGALARAVLGTLSVPDPARWPWPTFTVNIVGAFVLGYVTTRLLERLPVSSYRRPLLGTGLCGGLTTFSTMQVETLEMIEHGHWVLAASYTATSIVLGLVAVYVATVFVRRVRVRG; translated from the coding sequence GTGGCGAATCACGACTATCGAGAATTGGCTGCGATTTTCGCTGGCGGAGCACTGGGCGCGCTAGCCCGCGCGGTCCTGGGTACCCTCTCGGTCCCGGATCCCGCGAGGTGGCCATGGCCCACGTTCACGGTCAACATCGTGGGTGCCTTCGTCTTGGGCTACGTCACCACACGGCTGCTTGAGCGATTGCCGGTGTCGAGCTACCGGCGTCCGCTACTGGGCACCGGGTTGTGTGGCGGGCTAACCACCTTTTCGACAATGCAGGTGGAGACACTAGAGATGATCGAACACGGGCATTGGGTGCTCGCCGCCAGCTACACCGCGACCAGCATCGTGCTGGGTTTGGTGGCGGTATACGTGGCTACGGTTTTCGTGCGCCGAGTGCGGGTGCGCGGATGA
- a CDS encoding HNH endonuclease: MFDTSVAVDPSDEAALIERIAALERVKSAAAAGQARAAAALDAARRAAEEVTGVPAARRGRGVASEIALARRDSPARGSRHLGFAKALINEMPHTLAALESGVLSEWRATLIVRESACLDVADRRTLDAELCGEPRGLDGMGDARVAAAAKAIAYRLDPHAVVDRAAKAEGERTVTIRPAPDTMTYLTALLPVAAGVSVYAALKREADIRCDGRSRGQVMADTLVERVTGRDATVPTRIAVNLVLSDETLLSGDSAPADVCGYGPIPAAVARTMVFGAVADKRSRATLRRLYAHPRAGALVAMESRARRFPRGLAAFIDLRDRCCRTPYCDAPIRHRDHAQPWAKGGSTTSDNGLGTCERCNYAKEAAGWEVVTDFHENHTHTAKFTTPTGRSYRSGAPPRVMPIAISGVEVKVGIALARHAA; encoded by the coding sequence ATGTTCGATACTAGCGTAGCGGTCGACCCCTCCGACGAAGCGGCGTTGATCGAGCGAATCGCCGCACTAGAGAGAGTGAAATCCGCGGCCGCGGCCGGCCAAGCGCGGGCCGCGGCCGCTCTGGATGCGGCACGCCGTGCCGCCGAAGAGGTCACCGGTGTGCCCGCCGCGCGACGTGGACGCGGCGTCGCGAGTGAGATCGCGCTGGCGCGACGAGACTCACCCGCCCGGGGCAGCCGACATCTCGGCTTCGCCAAGGCCCTGATCAACGAGATGCCGCACACGCTTGCGGCGTTGGAATCCGGAGTGCTGTCGGAGTGGCGTGCCACGCTCATCGTCCGAGAAAGCGCCTGCCTGGATGTCGCGGACAGGCGCACGTTAGATGCCGAATTGTGTGGTGAGCCGCGCGGTCTCGATGGGATGGGCGATGCTCGGGTAGCCGCGGCAGCCAAGGCGATCGCCTACCGGTTGGATCCCCATGCTGTCGTCGACCGCGCAGCCAAGGCCGAGGGCGAACGCACGGTCACCATTCGACCGGCGCCCGACACCATGACATATCTGACCGCTCTCTTGCCGGTAGCGGCGGGTGTATCGGTATACGCGGCGCTAAAACGCGAGGCAGACATCCGGTGTGACGGGCGCTCCCGCGGACAAGTGATGGCAGATACCCTCGTCGAACGGGTCACCGGCCGCGATGCGACGGTCCCGACTCGGATCGCGGTCAACCTGGTGTTGTCGGATGAAACACTCCTGAGCGGCGACAGCGCGCCCGCTGACGTCTGCGGATACGGGCCGATACCCGCAGCGGTCGCCCGCACCATGGTTTTCGGCGCCGTCGCCGACAAACGCTCCCGCGCGACGCTCCGTAGGCTCTACGCGCATCCGCGTGCGGGCGCGCTCGTCGCCATGGAGTCCCGGGCCCGACGCTTTCCCCGGGGCCTGGCGGCGTTCATCGACCTGCGAGATCGATGCTGCCGGACTCCCTACTGTGACGCACCGATCCGACACCGCGACCACGCGCAACCGTGGGCCAAGGGTGGCTCCACCACCTCGGACAACGGCCTCGGCACGTGTGAGCGCTGCAACTACGCCAAGGAAGCGGCTGGCTGGGAAGTTGTCACGGATTTCCACGAAAACCACACTCACACAGCGAAATTCACTACTCCAACCGGCCGAAGTTACCGGTCTGGGGCGCCGCCGCGCGTGATGCCGATCGCGATCAGCGGAGTCGAGGTCAAGGTGGGCATTGCGCTCGCTCGACACGCCGCCTAG
- a CDS encoding DUF190 domain-containing protein, which yields MNQQCLKLTAYFGERQRAVGKAEGFLADAMLDLFGSRDIATSVMLRGITSYGRSHDLRSDQSLSLSEDPPVTIAAVDVEPKIRALVDDVTAMTDRGLLTLERARLITRDDGIEDLGDVESRATESAKLTVYVGRQERVRGRPPHNVVCELLYRHGFAGASVLLGVDGTAHGERYRARFFSRNVNVPLMIIAIGTPARVSAAVAELTEVLPNRVLTIERVRICKRDGELFARPPELPTTDDHGRNLWQKLMVHTAEATLHDGLPIHRAVVHRLLQSETARGATALRGIWGFHGNHKPHGDKLFALTRRVPVTTIVVDTPESIARSFDIIDELTARHGLVTSEMVPAAMSLSEAEPGSRPSSETPLAEYDY from the coding sequence GTGAACCAGCAGTGTCTGAAGTTGACCGCGTATTTCGGCGAGCGCCAACGCGCCGTCGGCAAAGCCGAGGGGTTTCTCGCCGATGCGATGCTGGATTTGTTCGGCAGCCGAGATATCGCGACCAGCGTGATGCTGCGCGGCATCACAAGTTACGGGCGGAGCCATGACCTGCGCTCCGACCAATCGCTGAGCCTGTCCGAGGACCCACCGGTGACCATCGCGGCCGTCGATGTCGAGCCGAAGATCCGGGCCTTGGTCGACGACGTCACCGCGATGACCGACCGTGGACTGCTCACGCTGGAACGCGCCCGGCTCATCACGCGGGACGATGGCATCGAGGACCTTGGCGACGTCGAGAGCCGAGCCACGGAATCCGCCAAACTGACGGTCTATGTCGGTCGCCAGGAGCGAGTCCGCGGCCGGCCACCCCACAACGTCGTGTGCGAGTTGTTGTACCGCCACGGATTCGCCGGTGCCTCGGTGCTTCTCGGTGTCGACGGCACCGCCCATGGCGAGCGCTACCGGGCACGTTTCTTCAGTCGCAACGTCAACGTTCCCCTGATGATCATCGCCATCGGGACACCCGCGCGGGTTTCGGCCGCCGTCGCCGAACTGACCGAGGTGCTACCCAACCGAGTGCTAACCATCGAGCGCGTGCGGATCTGCAAACGCGACGGGGAACTGTTCGCGCGCCCACCGGAGCTACCAACGACCGACGACCACGGGCGCAACCTGTGGCAGAAGCTGATGGTGCACACCGCCGAGGCGACCTTGCATGACGGACTACCGATCCACCGGGCAGTTGTCCACCGCCTGCTGCAATCAGAGACTGCCCGGGGAGCCACCGCACTGCGCGGCATCTGGGGGTTTCACGGCAACCATAAGCCGCACGGGGACAAGCTCTTTGCGCTCACTCGTAGAGTTCCGGTGACCACCATCGTCGTTGACACACCGGAGTCCATAGCGCGCAGCTTCGACATCATCGACGAGCTGACTGCGCGCCACGGGCTCGTGACCAGCGAGATGGTACCCGCCGCAATGTCACTGAGTGAGGCGGAACCGGGGTCGCGCCCGAGCAGTGAAACCCCGCTGGCGGAGTACGACTACTGA
- a CDS encoding MFS transporter — protein sequence MRDFIASFRSFDGPSRILMVNQFGINLGFYMLMPYLASYLGGPLGMSAWAIGLVLGVRSFSQQGMFIVGGTLADRLGYKPLILAGCLLRTAGFALLVFAQSLPAVLFAAAATGFAGALFNPAVRAYLAADARERRVDAFALFNVFYQAGILIGPLAGLALATVDFRVSAAGAALVFAALTALQLFALPQHGVKRAEPTALRSDWRTVAANRSLLLFAVAMIGSYVLSFQIYLALPLQAAVLAPGSEAMLVAALFVVSGLVAVLGQLRITRWFAGRWGSGRCLIIGMTILAAAFVPLIAVPDAQGLPAVAAMGAVVVSAAVLAVGSAAVFPFEMDLLVSLSRQRLVATHYGFYNTIVGVGILVGNLATGSIFQAARDAGNGALVWVGLFSIGIVSACALYRLDRGGHLQTRSAESSDSGDSGRGEVVGAGR from the coding sequence GTGAGGGACTTCATCGCTTCGTTCCGGAGTTTCGACGGTCCCAGCCGAATCCTGATGGTCAATCAGTTCGGCATCAACCTGGGCTTCTACATGCTGATGCCGTACCTGGCCAGTTATCTTGGGGGCCCGCTGGGTATGTCGGCGTGGGCCATCGGCCTCGTATTGGGCGTGCGCAGCTTTTCGCAACAAGGCATGTTCATCGTCGGCGGAACTCTGGCCGATCGGCTTGGCTACAAGCCGTTGATCCTCGCGGGTTGCCTGTTGCGCACCGCCGGGTTCGCGCTGCTTGTGTTCGCCCAGTCGCTGCCCGCAGTGCTGTTCGCGGCAGCTGCTACCGGATTCGCTGGTGCCCTGTTCAACCCGGCTGTTCGCGCATACCTGGCCGCTGACGCCCGCGAGCGCCGCGTTGACGCGTTCGCCTTGTTCAACGTCTTCTACCAGGCGGGCATTCTGATAGGCCCGTTGGCCGGGCTTGCGCTCGCGACGGTCGATTTCCGAGTCAGCGCTGCCGGTGCCGCGCTCGTCTTCGCGGCACTGACCGCCCTGCAACTGTTCGCGCTACCGCAACATGGAGTAAAACGGGCCGAGCCGACGGCGCTGCGTAGCGACTGGCGAACAGTCGCGGCGAATCGATCGTTGCTGCTGTTCGCCGTGGCGATGATCGGGTCGTATGTGTTGTCGTTCCAGATCTATCTCGCGTTGCCGCTGCAGGCGGCTGTGCTGGCACCGGGTTCCGAGGCGATGCTCGTCGCCGCCCTCTTCGTGGTCTCGGGATTGGTCGCAGTGCTCGGTCAGCTCCGTATCACCCGCTGGTTCGCTGGTCGCTGGGGATCAGGACGTTGCCTGATCATCGGCATGACGATTCTGGCGGCAGCTTTCGTGCCGCTGATCGCTGTGCCCGATGCGCAAGGGCTCCCGGCGGTCGCCGCGATGGGTGCGGTGGTGGTGTCCGCGGCGGTGCTCGCCGTGGGCTCGGCGGCAGTGTTTCCGTTCGAGATGGACCTGTTGGTGTCGCTGTCGCGCCAGCGTTTGGTTGCCACCCACTACGGCTTCTACAACACCATCGTCGGAGTCGGGATCCTCGTCGGGAACCTCGCGACCGGTTCGATCTTTCAGGCCGCGCGCGACGCGGGCAACGGCGCTCTGGTCTGGGTGGGTCTGTTCTCGATCGGCATCGTGTCTGCTTGTGCCCTCTACCGGCTCGACCGGGGTGGCCATCTGCAGACGAGATCGGCCGAGTCCAGTGACTCGGGTGATTCGGGCCGCGGCGAAGTGGTCGGGGCTGGGCGGTAG